Proteins co-encoded in one Natronorubrum daqingense genomic window:
- a CDS encoding cupin domain-containing protein, whose product MEYEVVHTDDVPLTDLSETDDVPPDLQIRALDEVLDTDDVQLKLWYFEPGEEIQYHAHSEQEEIFYALEGEFSLKLGRSGEEEFVEADAGTFWIAKPEIGHGHRNVGDEQGVVLAIGAPAVDDPGLDPHEIDD is encoded by the coding sequence ATGGAGTACGAGGTCGTACACACCGACGACGTTCCGCTCACTGATCTCTCCGAGACCGACGACGTCCCGCCGGACCTGCAGATTCGGGCGCTCGACGAGGTTCTCGACACTGACGACGTCCAACTCAAACTTTGGTACTTCGAGCCCGGCGAAGAGATCCAGTATCACGCACACAGCGAGCAAGAGGAGATCTTCTACGCCCTCGAGGGCGAATTCTCGCTGAAACTCGGCCGGTCGGGCGAGGAGGAGTTCGTCGAGGCCGACGCGGGGACGTTCTGGATCGCCAAACCAGAGATTGGCCACGGCCACCGCAACGTCGGCGACGAACAGGGGGTCGTGCTCGCAATTGGTGCCCCAGCCGTCGACGATCCGGGGCTGGACCCACACGAAATCGACGACTAG
- a CDS encoding redoxin domain-containing protein, which produces MPPTAGETITDFEAPLCDGETFRSTALSDALGARGGVVICTGFAFSAIAQNWWKRFVRAGWDEFDDVSILGISRDGPYAQNEFLRWLDRPDFQFFADVNGTVSDSLELLESREHMANVSTPWRSAFVLDADREVHYAFVADDWISPLPREEIEDAVESLP; this is translated from the coding sequence ATGCCACCGACGGCGGGCGAGACGATTACGGACTTCGAGGCACCGCTGTGTGACGGGGAAACGTTCCGATCGACTGCGCTTTCGGACGCCCTCGGAGCCCGCGGCGGCGTGGTGATCTGTACGGGCTTCGCGTTCAGCGCGATCGCACAGAACTGGTGGAAGCGCTTCGTTCGCGCCGGCTGGGACGAGTTCGACGACGTCTCGATACTCGGGATCAGTCGCGACGGGCCGTACGCGCAAAACGAGTTCCTGCGCTGGTTGGACCGACCCGACTTCCAGTTCTTCGCGGACGTGAACGGGACCGTCAGCGACTCCCTCGAGTTACTCGAGTCGCGCGAGCACATGGCGAACGTCTCGACGCCGTGGCGGTCGGCGTTCGTCCTCGACGCCGACCGCGAGGTGCACTACGCCTTCGTCGCCGACGACTGGATCTCGCCACTGCCGCGGGAAGAAATCGAGGATGCGGTGGAATCGCTCCCCTAA
- a CDS encoding HIT family protein, translating into MDQVFAPWRIEWIRREEKNPDIDECVFCELPDLPAERDNLLVARSEHAFVLLNNYPYNPGHTMVIPHAHTGSYSDLTDEQLLDHARLKQRTFDALEVALEPDGFNAGLNLGDGAGGSIGDHLHTHVVPRWQGDTNFMPVLSDTSVIVEALEETYERVHEAFAVQEGATVPDDERAVVFE; encoded by the coding sequence ATGGATCAGGTCTTTGCACCGTGGCGAATCGAGTGGATCAGGCGCGAGGAGAAAAACCCCGATATCGACGAGTGCGTCTTCTGTGAACTGCCGGATCTCCCCGCCGAGCGGGACAATTTGCTCGTCGCGCGCAGCGAACACGCCTTCGTCCTCTTGAACAACTACCCCTACAATCCGGGCCATACGATGGTGATTCCCCACGCACACACCGGCTCGTACAGCGACCTTACCGACGAGCAACTGCTCGACCACGCCCGCTTGAAACAGCGAACGTTCGACGCCCTCGAGGTCGCTCTCGAGCCAGACGGCTTCAACGCGGGCTTGAACCTCGGTGATGGCGCGGGTGGGTCGATCGGTGACCACCTCCACACCCACGTCGTCCCGCGCTGGCAGGGCGATACCAACTTCATGCCCGTCCTCAGCGACACGTCGGTGATCGTCGAGGCACTCGAAGAGACCTACGAGCGCGTCCACGAGGCGTTCGCGGTCCAGGAGGGTGCGACGGTTCCCGACGACGAGCGTGCAGTCGTCTTCGAGTAA
- a CDS encoding glycosyl hydrolase family 28-related protein: MADETPRLGLGTYDPGDEWDHTDTVEALDEHALVRGPITDRPSDGEYDDELYHATDQGITWRWDASSEDWTYFSGRGSADQPVPGTSHYEETSVETASIVNARTEETPVWNVEAHGIEGDGTTEVGQAVHTLLETVEQAGGGIVYFPPGRYLLERTPLIGDETIVLGAGRSTVLEGVRADGEEGRALISNVGYDATGYDGASNWGVCNVRIDSPTTNGILPAHAENVRLERIYGDAIYYHHIDVVSSKNVVVDGYWATCGGEGDSDAPIQFDNQVSGTAANGIWDGKRDARANDDGTPTSNCTLKNFEIDPTNDPEYGIHIHRDGNESITITDGHVTGCRHSAIRSDPGDLIDGLTIERVSCLDNARGISLGHAESGRRALTITNVTIRTADSGLASGSGLYASGFDGTSISNLIVDGPFTNSIIFDDMDDLKLSTVTATGADHQAFRFRENAEATLTTARAAECGTVGIYSGPESSVAYGGITFDDVGEEVVVDGEIREWVTSSSS, translated from the coding sequence ATGGCCGACGAAACGCCGCGGCTCGGATTAGGGACGTACGACCCGGGGGACGAGTGGGACCACACCGACACGGTCGAGGCGCTCGACGAGCACGCGCTGGTTCGCGGGCCGATCACCGACCGTCCGTCGGACGGCGAGTACGACGACGAACTCTACCACGCGACCGATCAGGGAATTACCTGGCGCTGGGACGCCTCGAGCGAGGACTGGACGTATTTCAGCGGTCGCGGGAGCGCCGACCAGCCGGTACCGGGAACGAGCCACTACGAGGAGACGAGCGTCGAAACGGCGAGTATCGTCAACGCACGGACCGAGGAAACACCCGTGTGGAACGTCGAGGCTCACGGCATCGAGGGCGACGGAACGACCGAGGTCGGACAGGCGGTTCACACTCTCCTCGAGACGGTCGAGCAGGCCGGGGGCGGTATCGTGTACTTCCCGCCCGGTCGATACCTCCTCGAGCGAACGCCGCTGATCGGCGACGAGACGATCGTCCTGGGTGCCGGTCGATCGACGGTTCTCGAGGGAGTGCGCGCTGACGGTGAGGAAGGACGGGCGCTCATTTCCAACGTGGGCTACGACGCGACCGGGTACGACGGCGCGTCGAATTGGGGCGTCTGTAACGTCCGGATCGACTCACCGACCACGAACGGAATTCTACCCGCACACGCGGAGAACGTCCGACTCGAACGGATTTACGGCGACGCCATCTACTACCACCACATCGACGTCGTCTCGTCGAAAAACGTGGTCGTGGACGGCTACTGGGCGACGTGTGGCGGGGAGGGCGACTCGGACGCGCCGATACAGTTCGACAATCAGGTCTCCGGGACGGCTGCGAACGGGATCTGGGACGGAAAACGCGATGCGCGTGCGAACGACGACGGCACCCCGACGAGCAACTGTACCCTGAAAAACTTCGAAATCGATCCGACGAACGATCCCGAGTACGGGATTCACATCCACCGCGACGGAAACGAGTCGATCACGATCACGGACGGCCACGTCACCGGCTGTCGACACTCGGCCATCAGGTCGGACCCTGGCGATCTAATCGACGGTTTGACCATCGAGCGCGTCTCCTGTCTCGACAACGCGAGAGGCATTTCGCTGGGTCACGCTGAAAGCGGACGGCGGGCGCTGACGATCACGAACGTCACGATTAGAACCGCCGACAGCGGATTGGCATCGGGTTCGGGGCTGTACGCGAGCGGATTCGACGGCACCTCGATTTCGAACCTCATCGTCGACGGTCCGTTCACGAATTCGATTATCTTCGACGATATGGACGACCTGAAGCTGAGCACGGTTACAGCGACGGGTGCGGACCACCAGGCGTTCCGATTCCGAGAGAACGCCGAGGCGACGCTGACGACCGCTCGAGCGGCGGAGTGTGGCACCGTGGGCATCTACTCGGGACCCGAGAGCAGCGTCGCCTACGGTGGTATCACGTTCGACGATGTTGGGGAAGAAGTCGTCGTCGACGGCGAGATTCGGGAGTGGGTTACGTCGTCATCGTCGTAA
- a CDS encoding glutaredoxin family protein: MVTLYRLEGCPYCEFVVDRLEELAVDYESVWVEGLHSRRNEVKRLSGQRQVPVVVDDERGVTMAESEHILEYLDSTYA, from the coding sequence ATGGTCACGCTGTATCGACTGGAGGGCTGTCCGTACTGCGAGTTCGTCGTCGACCGCCTCGAGGAACTCGCGGTCGACTACGAGAGCGTCTGGGTAGAGGGACTCCACTCGCGGCGAAACGAAGTCAAGCGACTTTCCGGCCAGCGACAGGTCCCCGTCGTCGTCGACGACGAACGGGGCGTGACGATGGCCGAATCAGAACACATCCTCGAGTACCTCGATTCGACGTACGCCTGA